A portion of the Chiroxiphia lanceolata isolate bChiLan1 chromosome 10, bChiLan1.pri, whole genome shotgun sequence genome contains these proteins:
- the NMUR1 gene encoding neuromedin-U receptor 1 has translation MNPYVNCSSPEFPLSQQDFPVEPISPDLSNRTHAETLFDPKDANLTEEQLRDKYLGPRRSSFFVPVCVIYLLIFSVGAVGNTLTCIVILRHRFMRTPTNYYLFSLAVSDLLVLLLGMPLELYDMWSNYPFLLGASGCYFKTLLFEAVCFASILNVTALSVERYIAVVHPLKAKYVVTRNHAKKVIVTIWVLSVICSIPNTSLHGLQPLYVPGRGQVPDSEICTLVKPRLTYNLIIQITTIIFFFLPMGTISVLYLLIGLQLKKEKMLEALGAKTSSSRNCHKSQGQKKVKRRQVTKMLFVLVVVFGICWAPFHTDRLVWSFVSTWTSNMLHMFQYVHIISGVFFYLSSAANPILYNLMSTRFREMFKEVMCRPGHRPPWSRKYSPSVTRTTTRSTECEPVPGTSGLPLSDAEEYELEEMERGQATTHAVSLC, from the exons ATGAATCCTTACGTCAACTGCTCCAGTCCCGAGTTCCCTCTGTCCCAGCAAGACTTTCCTGTGGAGCCCATCAGTCCTGATCTCAGCAATAGGACTCACGCAGAGACCTTGTTTGACCCCAAGGATGCCAACCTGACGGAGGAGCAGCTGCGGGATAAGTACCTGGGGCCTCGACGGTCCAGCTTCTTTGTCCCAGTGTGTGTCATCTACCTGCTGATCTTCTCGGTGGGGGCTGTGGGCAACACACTCACCTGCATTGTCATCCTCCGGCACCGGTTCATGAGAACACCCACCAACTACTACCTGTTCAGCCTGGCCGTGTCTGACCTGCTGGTGCTGTTGCTGGGGATGCCGCTGGAGCTGTACGACATGTGGAGCAACTACCCCTTCCTGCTGGGTGCCAGCGGCTGCTATTTCAAGACGCTGCTCTTCGAGGCCGTTTGCTTTGCCTCCATCCTCAACGTCACAGCCCTGAGCGTGGAGCGCTACATCGCTGTGGTGCACCCGCTCAAAGCCAAGTACGTGGTGACCAGGAACCACGCCAAGAAGGTCATTGTCACCATCTGGGTCTTGTCAGTCATCTGCTCCATTCCCAACACCagcctccatgggctgcagcctCTCTATGTGCCAGGCCGGGGGCAGGTGCCCGATTCAGAGATCTGCACCCTGGTGAAGCCACGCTTGACCTACAACCTCATCATCCAGATCACCACCATCATCTTCTTCTTCCTGCCCATGGGGACCATCAGTGTCCTCTACCTTCTTATTGGCCTGCAgctcaagaaagaaaagatgctgGAAGCCTTGGGAGCCAAGACCAGCAGTAGCCGCAACTGCCACAAGAGCCAGGGGcagaagaaagtgaagaggaggcAGGTCACAAAGATGCTGT TCGTGCTGGTGGTGGTGTTCGGGATCTGCTGGGCTCCCTTCCACACCGACCGCCTCGTCTGGAGCTTTGTCTCCACCTGGACCAGCAACATGCTCCACATGTTCCAGTACGTCCACATCATCTCAGGTGTCTTCTTCTACCTGAGCTCGGCTGCCAACCCCATCCTCTACAACCTGATGTCCACCCGCTTCCGGGAGATGTTCAAGGAGGTGATGTGCCGCCCCGGCCACCGCCCGCCGTGGTCACGGAAATACTCGCCCAGCGTCACCCGCACCACCACCCGCAGCACCGAGTGCGAGCCCGTGCCCGGCACCAGCGGGCTGCCCCTCTCCGACGCTGAGGAGTACGagctggaggagatggagagggGCCAGGCCACCACCCACGCAGTGTCCCTCTGCTGA
- the NCL gene encoding nucleolin yields MVKIAKTPKNQIKQKKMAPPPKKFEESEEEESSDLDESSGEEMIPQKKPQKVAVTPAKKVATPAKKVATPAKKAITPAKKAVPTPQPKKAVAPSPKKAAVLTKGAKNGKNAKKQESEEEDDDEDDDEDEEDDEEEDEEEEDSDEEEEPPMPVKPAAKKPAAVPAKKPAVVPAKQESEEEDEEDDEEDDEEDDESEDEAMDTAPVPVKKTTPAKATPVKAKADSEDEEDDDEEDDEEDDEDDEEEDAEEESEDEKPVKEAPGKRKKEMANKSAPEAKKKKTDGPVSAFSLFVGNLVCTKEFEELKAGIREFFGKKNIEVLDVRIGASKRFGYVDFSSAEDLDKALQMNGKKLMGSEIKLEKAKSKETMKENKKERDARTLFLKNLPYRVTEDEIKEVFENAVEVRIVLNKDGSSRGMAYVEFKTEAEANKALEEKQGTEIEGRAVIIDFTGEKSQQEHQKGGGERESKTLIVNNLSYAATEETLQELFKKASSIKLPQNNQGRSKGYAFVDFPTAEDAREALNSCNNTEIEGRTIRLEFSTPSWQKGNTNARGGFSQQSKTLFVRGLSEDTTEETLRESFEGSISARIVTDRDTGSSKGFGFVDFSSAEDAKAAKEAMEDGEIDGNKVILDFAKPKGDFQRGGGFGGRGGRGGGRGGRGGFGGRGGGRGGFGGRGGFRGGRGGGGDHKPQGKKIKFE; encoded by the exons ATGGTGAAGATCGCCAAG ACCCCGAAGAACCAgatcaaacagaagaaaatggctCCTCCTCCGAAAAAGTTCGAGGAGAGCGAGGAGGAAGAGTCCTCTGACCTAGACGAAAGCAGCGGAGAAGAG ATGATCCCTCAGAAGAAACCACAAAAAGTAGCTGTTACCCCAGCCAAGAAGGTTGCTACCCCTGCAAAGAAGGTTGCTACTCCTGCGAAAAAGGCAATTACACCTGCAAAGAAGGCTGTGCCTACTCCACAGCCCAAAAAGGCTGTTGCTCCATCACCTAAAAAGGCAGCTGTCCTAACCAAAGGAGCAAAAAACGGAAAGAATGCCAAGAAACAAGAGAGCGAGGAGGAGGATGACGACGAAGATGATGACGAAGATGAGGAGgatgatgaggaggaggatgaagaggaagaagattCTG atgaggaagaggaaccACCAATGCCTGTGAAGCCTGCAGCCAAAAAGCCTGCAGCAGTACCAGCCAAAAAGCCTGCAGTTGTGCCAGCAAAGCAGGAATctgaagaggaggatgaagaggatgatgaggaagatgatgaagaagatGATG AGTCTGAAGATGAAGCCATGGACACAGCCCCTGTTCCAGTGAAGAAAACCACTCCAGCCAAGGCCACACCAGTGAAAGCCAAGGCAGACTCTGAAGATGAGGAAGACGATGATGAGGAAGACGATGAAGAggatgatgaggatgatgaagagGAGGATGCTGAGGAGGAAAGTGAGGATGAAA AACCTGTCAAGGAAGCAcctggaaagaggaagaaagaaatggcCAATAAAAGTGCACCAGAggccaagaaaaagaaaacagatg ggcCTGTGTCAGCTTTCTCCCTCTTTGTGGGAAATTTGGTCTGCACCAAGGAGTTTGAAGAGCTGAAGGCTGGCATCAGAGAATTCTTTGGGAAGAAGAATATTGAAGTTTTAGATGTCAGAATTGGTGCTTCCAA GCGGTTTGGCTATGTGGACTTCTCATCTGCTGAAGATCTGGATAAAGCTCTCCAAATGAATGGAAAGAAGTTAATGGGTTCAGAAATCAaactggaaaaagcaaagagcaaggaaactatgaaagaaaataaaaaag aGAGAGATGCCAGAACACTGTTTTTGAAGAACCTGCCCTACCGTGTAACCGAGGATGAAATCAAGGAGGTGTTTGAAAATGCAGTAGAAGTCCGGATAGTACTGAACAAGGATGGAAGCAGCAGAGG GATGGCCTATGTTgaatttaaaacagaagctgAGGCAAACAAAGCTCTGGAGGAGAAGCAGGGCACAGAGATTGAGGGTCGTGCTGTGATCATTGACTTCACTGGTGAGAAGAGCCAGCAAGAACATCAGAAAG GAGGTGGAGAGAGGGAGTCAAAGACCCTAATTGTCAACAACCTCTCGTACGCCGCTACAGAAGAGACACTCCAGGAACTGTTTAAGAAAGCTTCTTCCATCAAGCTGCCACAGAACAACCAGGGCAGGTCTAAAGG ATATGCGTTCGTAGATTTTCCCACAGCTGAGGATGCCAGGGAGGCATTGAATTCCTGTAACAACACAGAGATCGAAGGCAGAACAATCAGACTGGAGTTCAGTACACCATCATGGCAGAAAGGGAACACAAACGCAAGAGGAGGATTCAGCC AACAAAGCAAAACGTTGTTTGTCAGAGGCCTTTCTGAGGACACCACAGAAGAGACGCTAAGAGAATCATTTGAAGGCTCTATAAGTGCAAGAATAGTCACAGACAGAGACACTGGATCGTCTAAAGG GTTTGGATTTGTGGacttcagctctgcagaagaTGCCAAAGCAGCTAAAGAAGCCATGGAAGACGGAGAGATAGATGGCAACAAAGTGATCCTCGATTTTGCCAAGCCAAAGGGTGACTTCCAGCGTGGCGGCGGATTTGGTGGTCGTGGCGGCAGAGGAGGCGGCcgaggaggaagaggtggaTTTGGTGGCAGAGGTGGTGGCAGAGGTGGATTTGGAG gtaGAGGTGGCTTCcgaggaggcagaggaggaggtggagatCACAAGccacaaggaaaaaagataaagtttGAATAa